The following proteins come from a genomic window of Lolium rigidum isolate FL_2022 chromosome 5, APGP_CSIRO_Lrig_0.1, whole genome shotgun sequence:
- the LOC124651206 gene encoding formate--tetrahydrofolate ligase, producing MDLPAPPTNHPKPLSSVILRRRRPGINKCSASQQRLVSPPPLPRHHSLQLLRPDPPGRAQSVVARSGRTGTVAAPPLPMTTPAPNPTIRRLDVASPVPADIDIANSVEPLHIADIAAELGIPPEHYDLYGKYKAKVLLSVLDQLQGQQDGYYVVVGGITPTPLGEGKSTTTVGLCQALGAFLDKKVVTCVRQPSQGPTFGIKGGAAGGGYSQVIPMDEFNLHMTGDIHAITAANNLLAAAIDTRIFHENSQSDKALFNRLCPPNKEGKRRFADVMIRRLIKLGISKTNPDELTPEEVRRFARLDIDPASITWRRVMDVNDRFLRKITVGQGPEEKGMVRETGFDISVASEIMAVLALTTSLADMRERLGRMVIGNSKAGEPVTADDLGLGGALTVLMKDAIHPTLMQTLEGTPVLVHAGPFANIAHGNSSIVADKIALKLVGKGGFVVTEAGFGADIGTEKFMDIKCRYSGLAPQCAIIVATIRALKMHGGGPDVVAGKPLDHAYVSENVGLVEAGCVNLAKHISNTKSYGVNVVVAINKFATDTDAEMEAVKNAAMAAGAFDAVVCSHHAHGGKGAVDLGLAVQRACESQAEPLKFLYPLESSIKEKIESIANFYGASGVEYSEQAEKQIEIYTKQGFSNLPICMAKTQYSFSHVPSMKGAPSGFVLPIRDVRASIGAGFIYPLVGTMSTMPGLPTRPSFYEIDIDTATGKVMGLS from the exons ATGGATCTGCCTGCCCCACCAACCAATCATCCCAAACCTTTATCCTCAGTTatcctgcgccgccgccgtcctggaATAAACAAGTGCTCCGCGAGCcaacagcgactcgtctcgcctCCACCACTCCCTCGCCACCACTCGCTGCAGCTGCTTCGACCTGACCCGCCTGGACGCGCGCAATCCGTGGTCGCGAGATCCGGCAGGACCGGCaccgtcgccgcgccgccgctgccgatgaCGACGCCCGCGCCGAACCCGACCATCCGGAGGCTCGACGTGGCCTCGCCGGTGCCGGCGGACATCGACATCGCCAACTCCGTCGAGCCGCTCCACATCGCAGACATCGCCGCCGAGCTCGGCATCCCGCCGGAGCACTACGACCTCTACGGCAAGTACAAGGCCAAG GTGCTCCTGTCGGTTCTTGACCAGCTGCAGGGGCAGCAGGATGGGTACTACGTGGTGGTCGGCGGCATCACGCCGACGCCGCTCGGGGAGGGCAAGTCAACCACCACCGTAGGGCTGTGCCAGGCGCTGGGGGCGTTTCTTGATAAAAAG GTTGTCACTTGCGTCCGTCAACCATCACAAGGGCCTACCTTTGGAATCAAGGGGGGTGCTGCTGGAGGTGGCTACAGTCAAGTTATACCCATGGATGAGTTCAATCTCCATATGACTGGAGATATCCATGCAATTACAGCTGCAAACAATCTTCTTGCTGCTGCGATTGATACAAGGATTTTCCATGAGAATTCTCAATCAGACAAAGCTCTATTCAATAGATTGTGCCCACCAAACAAAGAAGGGAAAAGGCGCTTTGCTGATGTAATGATTCGACGCTTGATAAAGCTTGGCATTTCAAAGACAAATCCAGATGAGCTTACACCAGAAGAAGTCAGACGTTTTGCAAGGCTTGATATTGACCCTGCGTCCATCACCTGGAGACGGGTAATGGATGTTAATGATCGCTTCCTGCGCAAAATCACAGTTGGACAAGGGCCTGAAGAAAAAGGCATGGTGAGAGAAACAGGCTTTGACATATCAGTGGCAAGTGAGATAATGGCTGTATTAGCTCTTACAACCTCCCTTGCTGACATGAGGGAAAGGCTTGGAAGAATGGTCATAGGGAACAGCAAGGCTGGTGAGCCGGTTactgctgatgatcttggtcttgGAGGTGCTTTGACTGTCCTAATGAAAGATGCTATTCATCCCACCCTCATGCAAACACTTGAAGGCACTCCAGTGTTAGTGCATGCTGGACCTTTTGCTAATATTGCTCATGGGAACTCTTCCATAGTTGCTGATAAGATTGCGTTGAAGTTGGTTGGGAAGGGTGGCTTTGTTGTTACAGAAGCTGGTTTTGGTGCAGATATTGGAACTGAGAAATTCATGGACATAAAGTGTAGGTATAGTGGATTGGCGCCACAGTGTGCCATTATTGTGGCCACAATTAGGGCTCTTAAAATGCATGGAGGGGGGCCAGATGTTGTTGCTGGGAAGCCTTTAGATCATGCATATGTCAGTGAAAATGTGGGTCTTGTTGAAGCTGGATGTGTCAATCTTGCTAAGCACATCTCAAACACAAAGAGTTATGGTGTCAATGTTGTAGTTGCAATCAACAAATTTGCAACGGATACCGACGCTGAAATGGAAGCTGTGAAAAATGCGGCTATGGCAGCTGGTGCTTTCGATGCTGTTGTCTGCTCCCATCATGCACACGGTGGTAAAGGAGCG GTTGATCTTGGACTTGCAGTTCAACGAGCATGTGAAAGTCAGGCAGAGCCCCTGAAGTTTTTATATCCCTTGGAGTctagcataaaggagaagatcgagtcaaTAGCTAATTTCTATGGTGCTAGTGGTGTTGAATACTCTGAACAG GCTGAAAAGCAGATCGAGATATACACCAAGCAGGGCTTCTCCAACCTCCCGATATGCATGGCGAAAACTCAGTACTCCTTTTCGCATGTCCCATCCATGAAGGGCGCACCCTCCGGCTTTGTTCTGCCGATAAGAGATGTGCGGGCCAGCATCGGAGCCGGCTTCATCTACCCACTCGTCGGCACCATGAGCACAATGCCCGGTCTTCCTACAAGGCCCAGCTTCTATGAAATCGACATCGACACAGCCACCGGGAAAGTCATGGGTCTCTCATGA